The Lepeophtheirus salmonis chromosome 1, UVic_Lsal_1.4, whole genome shotgun sequence genome has a segment encoding these proteins:
- the LOC121118838 gene encoding protein phosphatase methylesterase 1 isoform X1, with amino-acid sequence MLSAVKVTTEIYFKSLRQTSIVELERMRNKSHFYYVGFMNIKRVLVTLRMSDLQRRMAMGKSGLPPPGGGSGGGSRRPNSGRRSTKPEHWSSYFQTSRVIEIPTGKFNIYECDSLSGDETGGATLVLLHGGGYSGLTWSVFSKELVKLVGVRIVALDLRGHGETTTQDDKDLRIETLAQDVACLIDSLGCKGAVILAGHSMGGAIAVHTASYLKEAVLSGLVVIDVVEGTALEALGSMQSFLRGRPDRFYSLPYAVEWSVRSGQTRNFESACVSMPGQLKNIQTNEPATKSITPDSSKEDESKKRLPPLRAANSIAEEDENGESQPSAIFSSPASTPSQEPEYTWRIDLSKTENNWPGWFEGLSSKFLSVSAAKMLLLAGVDRLDKDLTVGQMQGKFQMQILPQAGHAVHEDVPDRVAEVLATFLIRHKFSQALSEFKPSFPAC; translated from the exons ATGCTTAGTGCAGTTAAGGTTACAACTGAGATATACTTCAAAAGTTTAAGACAGACTTCCATTGTTGAATTAGAGCGGATGAGGAACAAAAGCCATTTCTACTACGTTGGGTTCATGAACATCAAAAG GGTACTTGTCACTTTGAGAATGTCGGACCTACAGCGACGGATGGCTATGGGGAAATCTGGGTTGCCTCCTCCAGGTGGTGGAAGTGGTGGTGGATCTCGTCGACCGAATTCTGGAAGACGTTCGACTAAACCAGAGCATTGGAGTTCGTACTTCCAAACCTCTCGCGTGATTGAGATTCCGACGGGAAAATTCAATATCTACGAATGTGACTCATTGTCTGGGGATGAAACGGGAGGAGCAACGTTGGTTTTGCTGCATGGTGGTGGATACTCCGGACTCACATGGAGCGTATTTTCGAAGGAGCTTGTTAAATTGGTTGGAGTGCGAATTGTTGCATTGGATTTGCGTGGTCATGGAGAGACAACGACGCAGGATGACAAGGATTTGAGAATAGAAACACTTGCTCAGGACGTGGCCTGTCTCATTGATTCCTTAG GTTGTAAAGGAGCTGTGATCCTGGCCGGTCATTCCATGGGAGGAGCCATTGCTGTTCATACAGCATCTTACCTCAAAGAAGCTGTTCTCTCTGGTCTTGTTGTCATTGATGTTGTTGAAGGAACAGCGTTAGAAGCACTGGGGTCAATGCAAAGTTTCTTACGTGGTCGTCCAGATCGATTTTATTCCCTTCCATACGCAGTGGAGTGGAGTGTTCGATCTGGACAAACAAGGAATTTTGAGTCAGCATGCGTCTCTATGCCTGGTCaattaaagaatattcaaaCAAATGAACCAGCTACAAAGTCAATAACTCCGGATTCTTCCAAAGAGGATGAGTCAAAGAAGCGTCTTCCTCCTCTTAGAGCTGCAAACAGCATTGCTGAAGAAGACGAAAATGGTGAATCGCAGCCTTCAGCAATATTTTCTTCACCCGCTTCAACTCCATCGCAAGAACCTGAATATACTTGGAGAATTGATTTATCCAAGACTGAGAATAATTGGCCTGGATGGTTTGAGGGACTGTCATCTAAATTTCTATCTGTCTCTGCTGCAAAAATGCTTTTGTTAGCTGGAGTGGATAGACTTGATAAGGATTTGACTGTGGGTCAAATGCAAGGGAAGTTTCAAATGCAGATATTACCACAAGCCGGACATGCAGTTCATGAAGATGTTCCAGATCGCGTGGCTGAGGTTTTAGCAACTTTCTTAATACGACACAAGTTTTCGCAAGCTTTGTCTGAGTTCAAACCCAGTTTTCCTGCCTGTTAA
- the LOC121118838 gene encoding protein phosphatase methylesterase 1 isoform X2, with product MLMVLVTLRMSDLQRRMAMGKSGLPPPGGGSGGGSRRPNSGRRSTKPEHWSSYFQTSRVIEIPTGKFNIYECDSLSGDETGGATLVLLHGGGYSGLTWSVFSKELVKLVGVRIVALDLRGHGETTTQDDKDLRIETLAQDVACLIDSLGCKGAVILAGHSMGGAIAVHTASYLKEAVLSGLVVIDVVEGTALEALGSMQSFLRGRPDRFYSLPYAVEWSVRSGQTRNFESACVSMPGQLKNIQTNEPATKSITPDSSKEDESKKRLPPLRAANSIAEEDENGESQPSAIFSSPASTPSQEPEYTWRIDLSKTENNWPGWFEGLSSKFLSVSAAKMLLLAGVDRLDKDLTVGQMQGKFQMQILPQAGHAVHEDVPDRVAEVLATFLIRHKFSQALSEFKPSFPAC from the exons ATGCTTAT GGTACTTGTCACTTTGAGAATGTCGGACCTACAGCGACGGATGGCTATGGGGAAATCTGGGTTGCCTCCTCCAGGTGGTGGAAGTGGTGGTGGATCTCGTCGACCGAATTCTGGAAGACGTTCGACTAAACCAGAGCATTGGAGTTCGTACTTCCAAACCTCTCGCGTGATTGAGATTCCGACGGGAAAATTCAATATCTACGAATGTGACTCATTGTCTGGGGATGAAACGGGAGGAGCAACGTTGGTTTTGCTGCATGGTGGTGGATACTCCGGACTCACATGGAGCGTATTTTCGAAGGAGCTTGTTAAATTGGTTGGAGTGCGAATTGTTGCATTGGATTTGCGTGGTCATGGAGAGACAACGACGCAGGATGACAAGGATTTGAGAATAGAAACACTTGCTCAGGACGTGGCCTGTCTCATTGATTCCTTAG GTTGTAAAGGAGCTGTGATCCTGGCCGGTCATTCCATGGGAGGAGCCATTGCTGTTCATACAGCATCTTACCTCAAAGAAGCTGTTCTCTCTGGTCTTGTTGTCATTGATGTTGTTGAAGGAACAGCGTTAGAAGCACTGGGGTCAATGCAAAGTTTCTTACGTGGTCGTCCAGATCGATTTTATTCCCTTCCATACGCAGTGGAGTGGAGTGTTCGATCTGGACAAACAAGGAATTTTGAGTCAGCATGCGTCTCTATGCCTGGTCaattaaagaatattcaaaCAAATGAACCAGCTACAAAGTCAATAACTCCGGATTCTTCCAAAGAGGATGAGTCAAAGAAGCGTCTTCCTCCTCTTAGAGCTGCAAACAGCATTGCTGAAGAAGACGAAAATGGTGAATCGCAGCCTTCAGCAATATTTTCTTCACCCGCTTCAACTCCATCGCAAGAACCTGAATATACTTGGAGAATTGATTTATCCAAGACTGAGAATAATTGGCCTGGATGGTTTGAGGGACTGTCATCTAAATTTCTATCTGTCTCTGCTGCAAAAATGCTTTTGTTAGCTGGAGTGGATAGACTTGATAAGGATTTGACTGTGGGTCAAATGCAAGGGAAGTTTCAAATGCAGATATTACCACAAGCCGGACATGCAGTTCATGAAGATGTTCCAGATCGCGTGGCTGAGGTTTTAGCAACTTTCTTAATACGACACAAGTTTTCGCAAGCTTTGTCTGAGTTCAAACCCAGTTTTCCTGCCTGTTAA
- the LOC121118838 gene encoding protein phosphatase methylesterase 1 isoform X3 encodes MSDLQRRMAMGKSGLPPPGGGSGGGSRRPNSGRRSTKPEHWSSYFQTSRVIEIPTGKFNIYECDSLSGDETGGATLVLLHGGGYSGLTWSVFSKELVKLVGVRIVALDLRGHGETTTQDDKDLRIETLAQDVACLIDSLGCKGAVILAGHSMGGAIAVHTASYLKEAVLSGLVVIDVVEGTALEALGSMQSFLRGRPDRFYSLPYAVEWSVRSGQTRNFESACVSMPGQLKNIQTNEPATKSITPDSSKEDESKKRLPPLRAANSIAEEDENGESQPSAIFSSPASTPSQEPEYTWRIDLSKTENNWPGWFEGLSSKFLSVSAAKMLLLAGVDRLDKDLTVGQMQGKFQMQILPQAGHAVHEDVPDRVAEVLATFLIRHKFSQALSEFKPSFPAC; translated from the exons ATGTCGGACCTACAGCGACGGATGGCTATGGGGAAATCTGGGTTGCCTCCTCCAGGTGGTGGAAGTGGTGGTGGATCTCGTCGACCGAATTCTGGAAGACGTTCGACTAAACCAGAGCATTGGAGTTCGTACTTCCAAACCTCTCGCGTGATTGAGATTCCGACGGGAAAATTCAATATCTACGAATGTGACTCATTGTCTGGGGATGAAACGGGAGGAGCAACGTTGGTTTTGCTGCATGGTGGTGGATACTCCGGACTCACATGGAGCGTATTTTCGAAGGAGCTTGTTAAATTGGTTGGAGTGCGAATTGTTGCATTGGATTTGCGTGGTCATGGAGAGACAACGACGCAGGATGACAAGGATTTGAGAATAGAAACACTTGCTCAGGACGTGGCCTGTCTCATTGATTCCTTAG GTTGTAAAGGAGCTGTGATCCTGGCCGGTCATTCCATGGGAGGAGCCATTGCTGTTCATACAGCATCTTACCTCAAAGAAGCTGTTCTCTCTGGTCTTGTTGTCATTGATGTTGTTGAAGGAACAGCGTTAGAAGCACTGGGGTCAATGCAAAGTTTCTTACGTGGTCGTCCAGATCGATTTTATTCCCTTCCATACGCAGTGGAGTGGAGTGTTCGATCTGGACAAACAAGGAATTTTGAGTCAGCATGCGTCTCTATGCCTGGTCaattaaagaatattcaaaCAAATGAACCAGCTACAAAGTCAATAACTCCGGATTCTTCCAAAGAGGATGAGTCAAAGAAGCGTCTTCCTCCTCTTAGAGCTGCAAACAGCATTGCTGAAGAAGACGAAAATGGTGAATCGCAGCCTTCAGCAATATTTTCTTCACCCGCTTCAACTCCATCGCAAGAACCTGAATATACTTGGAGAATTGATTTATCCAAGACTGAGAATAATTGGCCTGGATGGTTTGAGGGACTGTCATCTAAATTTCTATCTGTCTCTGCTGCAAAAATGCTTTTGTTAGCTGGAGTGGATAGACTTGATAAGGATTTGACTGTGGGTCAAATGCAAGGGAAGTTTCAAATGCAGATATTACCACAAGCCGGACATGCAGTTCATGAAGATGTTCCAGATCGCGTGGCTGAGGTTTTAGCAACTTTCTTAATACGACACAAGTTTTCGCAAGCTTTGTCTGAGTTCAAACCCAGTTTTCCTGCCTGTTAA